The Sphingopyxis sp. TUF1 genome segment CCACACCTCGGCGCCGACCAGCTCGGACAGCGTTTGTGAATGCAAGGTCGGCGTGCGGACGACCGCGCCGTTAATTCGCCCCGCCGCCGCGCGCACATCGTCGATCGTGATCGCCGGCAAATCGGCGGCGGAGGTCAGGGTCAGGTGATCGGTCATAGCGGCAAGCGCCCTAGCCCATCTGGCGCGCGAAGCAAACAATGCTATGGACCCAGCATGAGCGAACAGAAATTGCGCATCAGTTTCATCGGCACCGGCGTCATGGGCGGACCGATGGCGGGCCACCTCGTCCGGGCGGGGCATCACCTCACCGTCTATAACCGCACGCGCGCCAAGGCCGATACGTGGGTGGCGCAGCACGGCGGCACAGCGGCCGCCACCCCCGCCGACGCCGCGCAGGACGCCGATGTCGTGCTGACCTGCGTTGGCAATGACGACGATCTCGCGCAGGTCACGCTCGGCCGCGATGGCGCTTTCCGGGCAATGCGCAAGGGGGCGCTGTTCGTCGACCACACGACCGTCTCCGCCCGAATCGCGCGCCAGCTGTCGGTCGAGGCCGAAAGCCTTGGCCTGCTCTGCCTCGACGCGCCGGTCTCGGGCGGCGAAGCCGGGGCGCAGAACGGCACGCTCTCGATCATGTGCGGCGGCACGCAAGCGGCCTTCGCTGCGGCCGAGCCCGTGATGCAGGCCTATGCCGCGCGCATGGTCCACATCGGCGGTCCCGGCGCGGGGCAGACGACCAAGATGGTCAACCAGATCGCGATCGCGGGCGTCCTGCAGGGTCTGTCCGAGGCGCTGCGCTTCGCGCAGGCGTCGAAGCTCGACGCCGACAAGGTGTTCGAGGCGGTGTCGGGCGGCGCAGCGGCAAGCTGGCAGATGCTCAACCGCTGGGGCACGATGGCAAAGGACGAGTTCGACTTCGGCTTCGCGGTCGACTGGATGCGCAAGGATCTGGGCCTTGCGATCGACGAAGCGCGCGTCAACGGCGCGACCCTGCCGGTCGCCAGCCTCGTCGATCAATTCTACGCCGACGTGCAAAAGGCGGGCGGCGGGCGCAAGGACACGAGCTCGCTCGTGACGAGGCTCCCGAAATGAAGCGCCTGATCCTGAGCGCGCTGGCGCTGACCCTCGCCGCCCCCGCACACGCCGACACGCTGGTCGACAATGTCAACGGCATCACGCTCGACAAGGACGGCAAGCTCGTCCGCTTCACCGGCCTCGTGATCGACCGCGAAGGCAAGGTGAAACAGCTGCTCGATCGCAAGGACAAGCGCCCCGAACGCCCCGATTTCAAACAGGACGGCCAGGGCAAGACCCTGATCCCCGGCCTGATCGACGCGCACGGGCATGTCATGGGCCTCGGCTTCCAGCTGATGCTGCTCGACCTCAGCGAAACGAACAGCCTTACCGAAGCGCAAGCGGCGATCCGCAAATATGCCGCCGAAAACCCCGAAATGCCGTGGATCATCGGGCGCGGCTGGAATCAGGAGAAATGGGGGCTTGGCCGTTTCCCCACCGCCGCCGACCTCGACGCCGCGGTGCCGAACCGTCCCGTCTGGCTCGAGCGCGTCGACGGCCATGCCGGCTGGGCGAACAGCGCGGCGATGGTGGCGGCCAAGGTCACCGCGGCGAGCAAAGCGCCCGAGGGCGGCCGCATCGAAATGGAGGGCGGCAAACCGTCGGGCGTCTTCATCGACGCCGCGATGAGCCTGATCGACAGCGCCAAGCCCAAACCGCTCGCGCGCGACCTTGATCGTGCCTTGCTGCTCGCACAGCAGAAATTGCTCGAACAGGGGATCACCGCGATCGCCGACATGGGCACGAGCATTCAGGACTGGCAGGCGTATCGCCGCGCGGGCGACAAGAAACAGCTCGCGGTCCGCATCCTCAGTTACGGCGGCGACATCGACAATATGGCGATCATCGCCGGTTCCGAACCGACACCGTGGCTCTACGACGACCGCCTGCGCATGGTCGGGGTGAAGCTCTATCTCGACGGCGCGCTCGGATCGCGCGGCGCGTGGCTGAAGGCGCCCTATGCCGACGCGCCGGGGCAGAAAGGCCTGCCCCTGCTCACCCCCGCGCAGCTGCGCAACAAGATGGTGCGCGCGTCGATGGACAAGTTCCAGGTCGCGATCCACGCGATCGGCGACGCCGCCAATGCCGAAGCCCTCGCTGCCATCGCCGACCTGACCGCCGATTTGCCGGGCGAGCGCCGCTGGCGCATCGAACATGCGCAGGTGATCGACCCCGCCGACATGGCGCGCTTCGCGAGCCTCAAGGTCATTGCCTCGATGCAGCCGGTGCATCAGACGAGCGACCGACTGATGGCCGAAGCCCGGCTGGGCCCTGATCGGCTCGCAGGCGCTTATGCGTGGCGCAGCCTCGAAAAGGCGGGCGTGCGCCTTGCCTTCGGATCGGACGTGCCCGTCGAGAGCGCCAACCCGTTCGCAGGCCTCGCCGCCGCCATCTCGCGCACCGATGCGAAGGGCGAACCCTTTGGCGGCTGGCGTCCGCAGGAAGCGGTCGGCCGCGAAACCGCGCTCGACGGCTTCACCCGAAACGCCGCTTATGCCGGCTTCGCCGAGGACCGGATCGGCACGCTGATGCCGGGAATGCGCGCCGATTTCCTGATCGTCGATGCCGACCCGCTGCTCGCCAGCCCCGACGAGATCCGCCGCATGACCCCGCTCGAAACCTGGATCGGCGGCTCGCGCTATTACAAAAAAGTGGCATCCGGTGGCGGCCGATAGCAGCCCCAGCCGCCGCGCACTGCTGACCGGGCTCGCCGCGCTGCCAGTCGCGGCGACCGCGGCGGCGGCCGAGCGCCGCTCCAAAAGGCGCAAACCCGCAAAACCGAAGGTCCAGCATGTCGACGTCGCGATCATCGGCGCGGGTGTTTTCGGCGCGTGGACGGCGTGGCACCTTGTCCGCGCAGGAAAGAGCGTGCGCCTGTTCGACGCTTACGGCGCCGGGCATGTTCGATCGTCGTCGGGCGGCGAAAGCCGCGTGATCCGCATGGGCTATGGCGCCGACACCATCTATTCCGAAATGGCGCGCGAATCGCTGCCCTATTGGAAGGCGCTGTCCGACAGCGCCAGCGCGCCGATCTTTCACAACACCGGCGTGCTGTGGTTCGGGCCCGCGGGCGACGCCTATACCGCACAGTCGCTGGCATGGTTGCAGGCCAATCGCGTCGGGCATGAGCATGGCGACGTCAGCTGGCTGCAGAACAAATATCGCCAGATCCAATTCTACCAAGGCGAAACCGGCATCCTCGAAACCGAATGCGGTGCGCTGATCGCGGGGCGCGGCGTGCAGGAAGTGATCGCCGACGCCCAGATCGCGGTCGAGCGCGTCGTCATGCCCGCGCCGCTGCTGTCGAAACGGATCAAGCGCCACAGCCTGCCCGACGGCGGCACCGCCGACCATCTCGTCTACGCGGCCGGGCCGTGGCTGGCCGAACTCTTCCCGCAGCAGTTGATGGGACGGATCGTCGCGACGCGGCAGGAGGTCTATCATTTCGGCGCACCGCAGGGGGACACGCGCTTTGCGCCGCCCGAGCTGCCGGTGTGGGCCGACAACAGCAACAACGGTATTTTCTATGGCATCCCCGATCTGGAGGGCGCGGGGTTCAAGATCGCGATCGACCGCCACGGCCCGGCGATCGACCCCGACACGATGGAGCGCAGCCTGACCCCGGCGGGCATCGCCGAGGCACGCGCCTATATCGCGCGCCGCTTTCCCGCGCTGGCGTCCGCGCCGCTGATTGGCGGGCGCGTCTGCCAATACGAAAACAGCTCGAACGGTGACTATCTGATCGACCGCTTCCCGGGGCAGGAGCGCGTCTGGCTCGTCGGCGGCGGATCGGGGCACGGGTTCAAGAATGGCCCCGCCGTGGGCAAGCGCGTGGCAGCGCATATCCTGGACGCGAAGCTCGCCATCGAACCGCGCTTCAGCTTCGCGACCAAGGGGACGGTGCCGGCGCGGACGGTGTTTTGATGCCGGGCGCGAACCTATATTCCCGTTCGTGTCGAGCGAAGTCGAGACACGCTGCGTTAATGCAAGGCTTCACGTGTCTCGACTTCGCTCGACACGAACGGAACCTTAAAAAGTGAAACTCACCGACCGCCACTACCCGTCATCCCGGCGAAGGCCGGGATCTCGCCGGTGCGGTACAACGATAGGGTGAGATCCCGGCCTTCGCCGGGATGACGATTTGAGGGGAAATGTAGCGTGCGCCTGACCGACTGCCACAATATCGACGATTTCCGCGCGCTGGCAAAACGTCGCCTGCCGTGGCCGGTGTTCGATTATATCGACGGCGCCGCTGACGACGAGGTCACCCGGCGCCGCAACCGCGCAGCCTTCGACAGCTGCGACCTCATCCCGCGCGTGCTCGCCGGCGTTGAAAACGTCGATATGCGCACCACACTGTTCGGGCGCGAAATTGCAATGCCGCTCTTCCTCTCGCCCACCGCGCTGCAACGCCTGTTCCACTGGCAGGGCGAGCGCGCGGTGCTGCGCGCCGCGGCAAAAGCGGGGACGGTCGCGGGTATCTCCAGCCTTGCGACCGTCAGCCTGGCAGAAGCCGGCGCGCTCACCGATGGCCCCAAGCTGTTCCAGCTTTATGTCCACAAGGACGACGGGCTCAACCGCGCAATGCTCGCCGCCGCGCGCGACGCGAAGTTCGACGCCGTCGCGCTTACGGTCGATACGATCGTCGGCGGCAACCGCGAACGCTGCCTGCGCTCGGGTTTCACCTCGCCGCCGCGCTTCACGGCGGGCAATATGCTGAGCTACGCCGCCAAGCCCGGCTGGGGCCTCAACTATCTGCTCCGCGAAAAATTCAGCCTGCCCAATCTCGCGACGCATGTGTCCGAGGGGTCGAGCGTCCCCAAATCGGTCGCCGACTATTTCACCTCGATGCTCGACCAGAGCCTCGACTGGAACCGCGCCGAAGCGATCCGGAAGCAATGGAACGGCCCCTTCTGCCTGAAGGGCATCGTCGCGGTCGAGGATGCGCGGCGCGCGGCCGACATCGGCGCGACCGCGATCATGGTGTCGAACCATGGCGGGCGCCAGCTCGACGGCAGCGTTTCGCCCTTCGACGCGCTTGCCGAGATCGTCGATGCGGTGAGCGACAAGGTGGAGGTGATCTGCGACGGCGGCATCATGCGCGGCACGCATGTGCTCAAAGCGCTGTCGGTCGGCGCCAGGGCTTGCTCGGGCGGGCGCCTCTATCTCTATGCGCTCGCGGCCGCGGGCGAGGAGGGCGTAAGCCGTGCGGTGGCGCTGCTTCGCGCCGAGATCGAGCGCGGCATGAAATTGATGGGCGCGAAATCGCTCGCCGACCTGTCACGCGAAAATCTGCGCTGGCGCTAGACCAGCGAGCCTTAAGCAAGAACCGTTTGCCCTGAGCTTGTCGAAGGGCCGTTCTTTCTTTTAGAGCCGC includes the following:
- a CDS encoding NAD(P)-dependent oxidoreductase gives rise to the protein MSEQKLRISFIGTGVMGGPMAGHLVRAGHHLTVYNRTRAKADTWVAQHGGTAAATPADAAQDADVVLTCVGNDDDLAQVTLGRDGAFRAMRKGALFVDHTTVSARIARQLSVEAESLGLLCLDAPVSGGEAGAQNGTLSIMCGGTQAAFAAAEPVMQAYAARMVHIGGPGAGQTTKMVNQIAIAGVLQGLSEALRFAQASKLDADKVFEAVSGGAAASWQMLNRWGTMAKDEFDFGFAVDWMRKDLGLAIDEARVNGATLPVASLVDQFYADVQKAGGGRKDTSSLVTRLPK
- a CDS encoding amidohydrolase; translation: MKRLILSALALTLAAPAHADTLVDNVNGITLDKDGKLVRFTGLVIDREGKVKQLLDRKDKRPERPDFKQDGQGKTLIPGLIDAHGHVMGLGFQLMLLDLSETNSLTEAQAAIRKYAAENPEMPWIIGRGWNQEKWGLGRFPTAADLDAAVPNRPVWLERVDGHAGWANSAAMVAAKVTAASKAPEGGRIEMEGGKPSGVFIDAAMSLIDSAKPKPLARDLDRALLLAQQKLLEQGITAIADMGTSIQDWQAYRRAGDKKQLAVRILSYGGDIDNMAIIAGSEPTPWLYDDRLRMVGVKLYLDGALGSRGAWLKAPYADAPGQKGLPLLTPAQLRNKMVRASMDKFQVAIHAIGDAANAEALAAIADLTADLPGERRWRIEHAQVIDPADMARFASLKVIASMQPVHQTSDRLMAEARLGPDRLAGAYAWRSLEKAGVRLAFGSDVPVESANPFAGLAAAISRTDAKGEPFGGWRPQEAVGRETALDGFTRNAAYAGFAEDRIGTLMPGMRADFLIVDADPLLASPDEIRRMTPLETWIGGSRYYKKVASGGGR
- a CDS encoding FAD-dependent oxidoreductase is translated as MAADSSPSRRALLTGLAALPVAATAAAAERRSKRRKPAKPKVQHVDVAIIGAGVFGAWTAWHLVRAGKSVRLFDAYGAGHVRSSSGGESRVIRMGYGADTIYSEMARESLPYWKALSDSASAPIFHNTGVLWFGPAGDAYTAQSLAWLQANRVGHEHGDVSWLQNKYRQIQFYQGETGILETECGALIAGRGVQEVIADAQIAVERVVMPAPLLSKRIKRHSLPDGGTADHLVYAAGPWLAELFPQQLMGRIVATRQEVYHFGAPQGDTRFAPPELPVWADNSNNGIFYGIPDLEGAGFKIAIDRHGPAIDPDTMERSLTPAGIAEARAYIARRFPALASAPLIGGRVCQYENSSNGDYLIDRFPGQERVWLVGGGSGHGFKNGPAVGKRVAAHILDAKLAIEPRFSFATKGTVPARTVF
- a CDS encoding alpha-hydroxy acid oxidase, translated to MRLTDCHNIDDFRALAKRRLPWPVFDYIDGAADDEVTRRRNRAAFDSCDLIPRVLAGVENVDMRTTLFGREIAMPLFLSPTALQRLFHWQGERAVLRAAAKAGTVAGISSLATVSLAEAGALTDGPKLFQLYVHKDDGLNRAMLAAARDAKFDAVALTVDTIVGGNRERCLRSGFTSPPRFTAGNMLSYAAKPGWGLNYLLREKFSLPNLATHVSEGSSVPKSVADYFTSMLDQSLDWNRAEAIRKQWNGPFCLKGIVAVEDARRAADIGATAIMVSNHGGRQLDGSVSPFDALAEIVDAVSDKVEVICDGGIMRGTHVLKALSVGARACSGGRLYLYALAAAGEEGVSRAVALLRAEIERGMKLMGAKSLADLSRENLRWR